DNA from Actinoplanes sp. SE50/110:
CCCGGGTCGGCGGCCCGCGCGGCCCGGAAGGCGGCCTCGATCCAGTCGTTGCCGGTGCGCTGCAGGTTGGAGTCGCGGCGGGCCCCGCTGCCGCCGTCGGCGAACGCCTCGTTCACCACGTCCCAGGCGTAGATCTTGCCTTTGTAGTGCGTGGCGACCTGGGTGACGTGGTTGATCGCCGCACTGCGCAGCGCGCTGCCGGACAGTGCCTGCGCCCAGCCGGGCTGCTGGTTGTGCCAGAGCAGGGCGTGCCCGCGGACCCGGGACCCGTTGGTCAGGCCCTGGTTGAGAATGCGGTCGCCGTTGGTGAAGGTGAACCGGCCCTGGGACGGTTCGGTGGCGTCCCACTTCATCTCGTTCTCCGGGGTGACCGCATTGAACTCGCGGGTCAGGATCCCGGTGTAGGTGGTGTCGCCGAGCCGGCCGGCAGCGATCGCGGCGCCGAAGTACCGGCCGGTCTGCGCGGCCGAGGCGCCGAGCGTGGTCGCCGCCTCGGCGGTGCCGATCACCGCGACGCTCGCGGCCACGACGACTCCCGCGGCGGCCGAGGCCAGCAGCAGGGAGCGGGTTCTGCGGAGCAGGGACATGGCGGGGGCCCTTCCGTGGGAGCGCTTCCATCAATGAACGGCAATGTTGCCAATACATTTCGCGGCAAGGCAAGATCCGACCATCGTGGTGGCGCCGGCATAACGATTTCCGATCCGGAAATTGATGACCGCAAAAGTGTTATCTCCGGTGCCGTGCCGTGGTCGTGCGACGAGATCGGCTTTTTCGGATGGTGCACCAAGCTGTTCGTCTCCGGTGCCACCTGGGCGGACGCCGGTCGTCCGGGAGCGTGCCGCGAGAGAGCGGCAAAAGACCTCTTGAATGTCTGGAAACATCCTGACAACCTTCGGAAACAGGTCTGTTAGCGCTCCCATCCCCTTCCGGTGTTGCGTTCTAGTACCGTCCGAGCAGCGGAAACACCGGTGTGAGCGATAACAGGTCCACCATCCCTCGAAAGGACCCCGCCATGCCCCGAAGCAGCCTGCCTGGACGACGACGGTGGTTCCGGACAGCGATCCTCGCCGTCCTCTGCGTCGCCGGCGTGATCGCCCTGCCCGGCTCCGCGGCGCAGGCACTCGACAACGGGGTGGCGCGCACCCCGCCGATGGGCTGGAACAGCTGGAACACCTTCGGCTGCAACATCAGCGAATCGCTGATCCGGCAGATGGCCGACGCGGTGGTCAGCAGCGGCATGCGCGACCTCGGCTACCAGTACGTGGTGGTGGACGACTGCTGGTTCAACCCGAACCGGGACTCGGCCGGCAACCTGCAGGGCGACCCCACGCGGTTCCCCAGCGGGATGAAGGCGCTCGGCGACTACCTGCACGCCAAGGGCCTCAAGTTCGGCCTCTACGAGGTGCCGCTGGACAAGACCTGCGCCCAGTACTTCAACAGCTATCCCGGGGCGACCGGCAGCCAGGGACACGAGGCGCAGGACGCGCGGCAGTTCGCCGCGTGGGGGGTCGATTACCTCAAGTACGACTGGTGCTCGCCGACCGGCACGATCAACGACCAGGTCACCACGTTCGCGAAGATGCGCGACGCGCTGGCGGCCACCGGGCGGCCGATCGTCTACAGCATCAACCCGAACAGCGTGCACGCCAAGACCGGCCCGCAGCGCAACTGGGGAGACGTCGCCAACATGTGGCGCACCACCGAGGACATCAGCGCCGCCTGGGACACCGGGCAGACCAACGGCTACCCGATGGGCGTCAAGAACATCGTGGACGTCACCGTGCCGCTGGCCGGATACGCCCGCCCCGGGCAGTTCAACGACCCGGACATGATGGAGGTCGGGCGCAGCGGGCTGACCGACACCGAGCAGCGCAGCCACTTCGCGCTCTGGACGATGCTGGCCGCGCCGCTGATCGCCGGCAACGACCTGCGGTCGATGAGCACGGCCACCCAGACCATCCTGAAGAACCCGCGGCTGATCGCGATCGACCAGGATTCGCTCGGCCTGCAGGCCACCCAGGTCAGCAACGACGGCACCCGCCGCGTACTGGCGAAGAAGTTGTCCAACGGTGACGTCGCGGTGGCTCTCTACAACCAGGGTGGCGCCACCACGACCGTGTCGACGACCGCCGCGGCGATCGGCAAGTCCGGCGGTTCCCTCACCCTGCAGGACGCCTGGACCGGCGGCACGACGACCAGCACCGGCGCGATCAGCGCAAGTGTCCCCGCCCACGGCACGGTGGTCTACCGGGTCAGCGGCGGGGGAACGGGCACGCCGCCGGCCGGCGCGACGCTGGTCAGCGCCTCCTCGGGACGGTGCCTCGACGTGCCGAACAGCGCCACGGCCAACGGTACCCAGCCGGCCGTCTGGGACTGCAACGGCGGCGCCAACCAGCAGTGGACCGCCGGCGGGGCGACCCTGCAGTCGCTCGGCAAGTGCCTGGACGCGCCGACCGGCGCCACCGCCGGCAGCAAGGTCCAGCTGTGGGACTGCAACGGCGGCACCAACCAGCAGTGGACCCTCAACGCCGACGGCACGATCCGCGGCACCGCCTCCGGCCTGTGCCTGGACGTCGACCACAACCTGACCGCGAACGGCACCCCGGTCCTGCTCTGGACCTGCACCGCCGCCGTCAACCAGCGCTGGAGCCGTGGCTGATGCCGAAACGATCCTGGGCGGCCGCCCTTCTGATCCTGGCGAGCCTGGCCGTCCCGTCCGCCGCGCACGCCGACAACCCGATCGTGCAGACCGTGTACACCGCCGATCCGGCGCCGATGGTCTACAACGGGCGCGTCTACCTCTACACCGGTCACGACGAGGACAACTCGACGTACTACACGATGAAGGACTGGCGGCTGTTCTCGTCCGCCGACATGGTCAACTGGACCGATCACGGTTCGCCGATGAGCCTGGCCACCTTCAGCTGGGCCGGTGCGAACGCCTGGGCCGGTCAGGTGGTCCCGCGTAACGGCAAGTTCTACTGGTACGTGCCGGTCACCGACCGGGCGACCGGGCGGATGGCGATCGGGGTCGGGGTGGCGAACAGCCCCACCGGGCCGTTCACCGACGCCCTCGGGCATCCGCTCGCCGAGAACGGTGAGATCGACCCGACGGTCTTCATCGACGACTCCGGCCAGGCCTACCTCTACTGGGGCAACCCCAACCTGTGGTACGTGCGGCTCAACCCCGACATGATCAGCTACACCGGGGGGATCCAGCAGATCCCGCTGACCACGGCCGGGTTCGGCACCCGGACCGGCAGCACCAACCGGCCGACGTTGTACGAGGAGGGCCCCTGGGTCTACAAGCGCAACGGAACCTACTACAACGTCTTCGCCGCGAAGTGCTGCTCGGAGTTCATCGGTTACTCCACCGCGCCCGGACCGACCGGGCCGTGGACCTATCGCGGCACGGTGATGCCGACCCAGGGTGGCAGCTTCACCAACCATCCGGGCGTCATCGACTTCAACGGCAATTCGTACTTCTTCTACCACAACGGCGCGCTGCCCGGCGGCGGCGGATACACCCGCTCGGTCGCGGTGGAGAGGTTCAGCTACCACGCCGACGGCAGCATCCCGACGATCACCATGACCACGGGCGGGGCGCCGCAGGTCGGGACGCTCAACCCGTACGTCCGGCAGGAGGCCGAGACCATCGCCTGGAGTTCCGGCGTGGAGACCGAGGCGACCAGCGGCGGCCGGAACGTCGGATACCTCGAGAACGGCGACTACATCAAGGTGAAGGGCGTCGCCTTCGGTACGGGGGCCACCTCGTTCTCGGCCCGGGTCGCCTCGGCCACCTCGGGGGGCCGTCTCGAACTGCGGCTGGGCAGCGCCACCGGCGCGGTGGTGGGCACCTGCACGGTGCCGGGGACCGGCGGCTGGCAGACCTGGACCACGGTCACCTGTCCGGTCAGCGGGGCGACCGGCACCCCGGACCTGTATCTGCGGTTCACCGGCGGCAGCGGCTATCTGTTCAACGTCGACTGGTGGCAGTTCGCGGGGGCGGGGAGCGCGCGATGAGGATCCGCCCGCTCGCGGCCGCCGACATCCGGCCCGGCTCGGGGCGGACCGCGACGTTCTCGTACAGCACCACCGGCAGCACGTTCACCCCGCTGGGCCCGGCGTTCACCCTGAACAACGCCCGGCAGTTCTTCATGGGTCACCGGTTCGGCCTCTTCGACTACGCCACCCAGGCGCTGGGCGGCGCGGTCACCGCCAACCGGTTCGACCTGACCACGCCCTGAGGCGCGGCCACCGCATCCACATCAAGGAGCGACTCATGACCCCGTTCCCGATCAGCCGCCGCGGCCTGCTGCAGGCGGCCGGCGCCGGCGCGGTGGCCGCCGGCCTCGGGCCGATCTCCCGGGCCGACGCTGCGGCGGTTGCGCCGGCCCGGGCCGACCTCGGTGTCTCGGCCTTCCCGTTCGACCTCGGACAGGTGCGGCTGACCACCGGACGATTCCTGGACAACCAGACGCGCACGCTGAACTACCTGCGCTTCGTCGACGCCGACCGGCTGCTCTACAACTTCCGGGCCAACCACGGCAGGAGCACCGGCGGCGCCGCGGCCAACGGCGGCTGGGACGCGCCCGACTTCCCGTTCCGCACCCACGTGCAGGGTCACTTCCTGACCGCGTGGGCGCAGGCCTGGGCCGCGCTGGGCGACACCACCTGCCGGGACCGGGCGAACTACATGGTCGCCGAGCTGGCCAAGTGTCAGGCGGCCAACGGCTACCTGTCCGGTTTCCCGGAGTCCGACTTCACCGCCCTGGAGGCGGGCACCCTCAGCAACGGCAACGTCCCCTACTACTGCGTGCACAAGACGCTCGCCGGGCTGCTCGACGTCTGGCGGCTGATCGGCGGCACCCAGGCCCGCGACGTGCTGCTGCGGCTCGCGGGATGGGTCGACACCCGGACCGCGCGGCTGACCACCAGCCAGATGCAGGCCATGCTGGGTACCGAGTTCGGTGGCATGAACGAGGTGCTGGCCGACATCTACCAGCAGACCGGCGACGGCCGCTGGCTCGCCACCGCCCAGCGGTTCGACCACGCCGCCGTCTTCACCCCGCTGGCCGCGGGCGCCGACCAGCTCAACGGGCTGCACGCCAACACCCAGGTGCCCAAGTGGGTGGGTGCCGTCCGGGAGTACAAGGCCACCGGCACCACCCGCTACCGCGACATCGGGCTCAACGCCTGGAACATCACCACGGGCGCGCACACCTACGCGATCGGCGGCAACAGCCAGGCCGAGCATTTCCGTGCCCCGAACGCGATCGCCGGCTACCTCACCAACGACACCTGCGAGCACTGCAACTCCTACAACATGCTCAAGCTGACCCGGGAACTGTGGCTGACCGACCCGGACCGGGCGGCGTACTTCGACTTCTACGAGCGGGCGCTGCTCAACCACCTGATC
Protein-coding regions in this window:
- a CDS encoding glycoside hydrolase family 27 protein, whose amino-acid sequence is MPRSSLPGRRRWFRTAILAVLCVAGVIALPGSAAQALDNGVARTPPMGWNSWNTFGCNISESLIRQMADAVVSSGMRDLGYQYVVVDDCWFNPNRDSAGNLQGDPTRFPSGMKALGDYLHAKGLKFGLYEVPLDKTCAQYFNSYPGATGSQGHEAQDARQFAAWGVDYLKYDWCSPTGTINDQVTTFAKMRDALAATGRPIVYSINPNSVHAKTGPQRNWGDVANMWRTTEDISAAWDTGQTNGYPMGVKNIVDVTVPLAGYARPGQFNDPDMMEVGRSGLTDTEQRSHFALWTMLAAPLIAGNDLRSMSTATQTILKNPRLIAIDQDSLGLQATQVSNDGTRRVLAKKLSNGDVAVALYNQGGATTTVSTTAAAIGKSGGSLTLQDAWTGGTTTSTGAISASVPAHGTVVYRVSGGGTGTPPAGATLVSASSGRCLDVPNSATANGTQPAVWDCNGGANQQWTAGGATLQSLGKCLDAPTGATAGSKVQLWDCNGGTNQQWTLNADGTIRGTASGLCLDVDHNLTANGTPVLLWTCTAAVNQRWSRG
- a CDS encoding glycoside hydrolase family 43 protein: MPKRSWAAALLILASLAVPSAAHADNPIVQTVYTADPAPMVYNGRVYLYTGHDEDNSTYYTMKDWRLFSSADMVNWTDHGSPMSLATFSWAGANAWAGQVVPRNGKFYWYVPVTDRATGRMAIGVGVANSPTGPFTDALGHPLAENGEIDPTVFIDDSGQAYLYWGNPNLWYVRLNPDMISYTGGIQQIPLTTAGFGTRTGSTNRPTLYEEGPWVYKRNGTYYNVFAAKCCSEFIGYSTAPGPTGPWTYRGTVMPTQGGSFTNHPGVIDFNGNSYFFYHNGALPGGGGYTRSVAVERFSYHADGSIPTITMTTGGAPQVGTLNPYVRQEAETIAWSSGVETEATSGGRNVGYLENGDYIKVKGVAFGTGATSFSARVASATSGGRLELRLGSATGAVVGTCTVPGTGGWQTWTTVTCPVSGATGTPDLYLRFTGGSGYLFNVDWWQFAGAGSAR